The genomic segment CCGATTGCGCGACGTGCTGCTCGACGGGTGCGGACTGTCCTACGCCGTGCTGGCCGGCGCCCGGCTGGACCGCGTGCTCCTGCGCGACTGCGACCTGCGCGAGGCGTCGTTCGAGCAGGCCTGGCTGCGCGACGTGCGCTTCGAGCGCTGCGACCTGACCGAGGCGGCGTTCGGGCAGGCGCGGCTGGACCGCGTCGAGCTCGAGGGCTGCCGCCTGGCGGGCCTGCGCTCCGCGGCCGACCTGCGCGGCGCGGCCCTGCCCTGGCCCGACCTCGTCGAGCACGCCGGGCTGCTGGCGGCCGCCCTCGGCATCGGCGTGCTGACCGACGACGGGGACGCCTGAGGCCGGTTCGGGGCCGACCCGAAACCCGGCACGGCTCCGGGTTTGTCACACTGTGGGTTCGCGCGCCTGCCCCAAGGCGCGTTTCGCACGTTCGGACTTCACCGACAGAGGACTTCAAGCACCGTGGCCAAGCAGCGCAAGACCGCTACGAAGCCGTCCCGACGCAGGGACAAGAAGGGCGGCCCCGGCAGCGGCCGGCGCAAGCCCTGCCCGTACTGCAAGGACAAGATCGAGCAGGTCGACTACAAGGACGTCACCGAGCTGCGCCGGTTCGTCTCCGAGCGCGGCAAGATCCGCTCCCGGCGGATCACCGGCGCCTGCCGCCGGCACCAGAACCAGATCGCGACGGCCGTCAAGCGCGCCCGCGAGCTGGCGCTGCTGCCCTACGCGGCCGAGCCGGCCTCCGAGAGCGTCGGCGGCCGCCGCGGCGGGCGCGACCGGGATCGGGACCGGGACTAGCCGTGCCCGAGGCCATCCTGCTCAAGGACGTCGAGGGCGTCGGTGCCCGTGGCACCGTCGTCGACGTGTCGAAGGGCTACCTCCGCAACTTCCTGATCCCGCGCAAGCTGGCCGCCCCGGCGACCAAGGGCGCGGTCAACGAGGCGCGCCGCTCCCAGGAGGCCCATGACCGCGAGGCCGCCGGCCGCCGCGCCCGGGCCCAGGAGCACGCCGAGCAGCTCAACAAGACCGTGCTCACCATCGCCCAGCAGGCCGGTGAGGACGGCCGCCTGTTCGGCTCGGTCACCAACCAGGACCTGGCCGAGGCGATCAAGGAGGCCCGCGGCATCGAGGTCGACCGTCGCAAGATCCACCTCGAGGACCCGATCAAGAACGTCGGGACCTACCAGGTCGTGCTCGAGGTCGACGAGGGCGTCACCGCCACCGTCAAGGTGATGGTCACCGAGGCCTGAGCCTCCCGCCGCACCATGCTTGGCCGACGGCGCCCCACGGGGCGCCGTCGTCGTTGTGCGACGGCTCCGCGGCGCCCGCCGGCGGGCCCGTCACGAAATCGCTCGTGTTTGCGGCAAGGGCCCGTCCATGCCGCCTGCCGGCGCGCTACGTTCGATCGCCCCGTGAGCGCCTACCCCCAAGACGTGCCGGCCATGACCACCCAGGGCATGGCGCCGCCGCACTCCATCGAGGCCGAGCAGTCCGTCCTCGGCGCCGTGCTGCTCTCCGACAAGGTCCACTACGCCTACGTCATCGAGGAGGGCCTGCGGCCCGAGGACTTCTACCGGGAGCGCCACCAGGTCATCTACCGGTCGATGCTCGAGCTCTACAACGAGAGCGAGCCCATCGACGTCGTCACGGTCACCGAGCACCTCCGGGCCCGCGGCGCGCTGGACAACGCCGGCGGCCCCGCGGAGATCGATGCGCTGACCGCCGCGGTGCCCGCGGTCGGCAACCTGCGCCGCTACGGCCAGATCGTCCGCGAGATGTCGCTGCTGCGCAAGCTGCTCACGGCGACCTACGAGATCCAGTCCTCGGTGCACAACCACGAGGGCCTGCCGCGCGACATCGTCGAGTTCGCCGAGAAGGCGATGCTCGAGGTCGGCCGCGACGACCGCCAGAAGGACTTCCGTCGCGTCGGCGAGGTGCTCCACGAGGAGCTGGACCGCTGGCACGAGCTGTCGACCGAGGGCCGCTCGCTGACCGGCACCCCCTCGGGCTTCCACGACCTCGACGAGATCACCGGCGGCTTCCAGCCGGGCAACATGATCATCGTGGCCGCCCGACCGTCCATGGGCAAGTCGGCCCTGGTCACCAACTTCGCCGAGAACGTCGCGCTCAGCCAGGACCGCCCGCGGCCCGTCGCCCTGTTCAGCCTGGAGATGTCGGAGTCCGAGCTGGCCCAGCGCTTCATCGCGTCGCAGGCCTCCATCAAGGGCGACGACCTGCGCAAGGGCCGCCTCAAGGACCAGCGCAAGTGGCAGCGCGTCCTGGAGACGGCGGCGCGCTACGACACCTCGCCGCTGTTCGTCGACGACTCGTCGGACATCGGCATCCTCGAGGTCCGCGCGAAGGCGCGGCGCCTGCACCAGCAGACGATGGCCGAGTACGGCGGTCTCGGGATGATCATCGTCGACTACCTCCAGCTCCTGCGCACCGACGCCCGCCAGGACAACCGCGTGCAGGCCATCGGCGAGGTCTCCCGCGGGCTGAAGATCCTCGCCCGCGAGCTCGAGGTCCCCGTCATCGCGCTGTCGCAGCTCTCCCGCGGCGTGGAGTCGCGCACCGACAAGCGCCCGATGCTGTCCGACCTGCGCGAGTCGGGCCAGATCGAGCAGGACGCCGACCTCGTCATGTTCATCTACCGCGACGAGTACTACAACGAGAACACCGACCGGCCGGGCGAGGCGGACCTCATCATCGCCAAGCACCGCAACGGCGGCCTCGGCGACGTGCCGCTGACCTTCCAGGGCGAGTACCCGCGGTTCCTCGGCCTCCAGCGGGCGGCGTAGTGGCGCGCTCCTGCCCGTTCGGGGCCTGCGACGGCTCGGGGATCCTCGTCGACGAGGCCGCGCGGACCGCGTCGTTCTGCCGCTGCCGCGGCCAGGTCGTCGCCACCGCCCGCGCCCGCGGGCTCTCGGCCGTCATCCCGCGCAAGTACCGCGGAGTCTCGTTCGACCGCCCGCCGATCACGACGATCCGCGACGGGATCGTCGCGCGCGTCCGCGCCTACGTCCGCGACCTCGACGCGCGCCTGGACGCCGGCGAGGGCCTCTGGCTCTACGGGCCGGTCGGGACGGGCAAGACGTCGCTGGCCATGCTGGTCTCCAGCGCCGCGCTGGACGCCGGCCGCTCCGTCGCGATCTACTCGCTGCCGCGCCTGCTGGCCGAGATCCGCACCACCTTCGACGACGACAGCCCCGGCACGTACACCGACCTGCTGGACCGGCTGGCCTCCGTCGACCTGCTGCACATCGACGACGTCGGCGCCGAGAAGACCAGCGCCTGGGTCCTCGAGCAGCTCTACGCGCTCATCAACACCCGTTACGAGGACGAGCGGGCGGTGATCATCACCACCAACCTGGAGCGCGACGATCTCGCCGAGCAGATCAACGAGCGCACCGTCTCCCGGCTCGAGGAGATGTGCGAGGTCCTCCCGGTGACCGGCGCCGACCTGCGCCGCCAGACGTTCGGGCTCGCCGAGCCCGAGCCGGCCGACGTCTCGCCCGCGCGGTGGGACGTGGCCTGACGGCCGCGCCGCCTACACTTCCCCGGACATGCCAGGCACCGTCGTCGTGGGCGCCCAGTGGGGCGATGAAGGCAAGGGCAAGGTCATCGACCTGCTCGCCGAGCGGGCCGACGTCGTCGTCCGCTTCCAGGGCGGCAACAACGCCGGCCACACCATCATCCACGCGGGCGAGACGTGGAAGTTCCACCTCATCCCGTCCGGGATCCTGTACCCGGGGCGCACCTGCGTCATCGGCAACGGCGTCGTCGTCGATCCGGCCGTCCTGTGCTCGGAGATCGACGACCTGCGGGCCCGCGGGGTCGACGTCGGCGGGCTGAAGCTGTCGGCCAACGCGCACCTGATCATGCCCTACCACCTGCTCCTGGACATGGAGGGCGAGCACAAGCTGGGCAAGAACCTCATCGGCACCACCAAGCGCGGCATCGGCCCGGCCTACGCGGACAAGGCCGCGCGGCTGGGCATCCGCGTGCAGGACATGCTCGACGAGCGGATCCTCAAGAAGAAGATCGCCGCGGCGCTGGAGCCCAAGCGCCAGCAGCTGCGCCCGTTCTCGCGCGAGATCGACCTCCAGGCGATGACGGAGGAGTACCTCACCTACGGCCACCGCCTCGAGCAGCACATCGCCGACACCTCCGCGCTGGCCTGGCGGGCGCTGGACGAGGACAAGCACGTCCTCTTCGAGGGCGCCCAGGGCGCGCTGCTGGACATCGACCACGGCACCTATCCCTTCGTGACCTCGTCGAACCCGGTGGCCGGTGCGGCCGCCGTCGGCGCCGGCGTCGGCCCGCGCGACATCTCCGAGGTCTGGGGCGTGACCAAGGCCTACGCCACGCGCGTCGGGGCCGGGCCGTTCCCGTCCGAGCTCGAAGACGAGGCTGGCGAGGAGATCCGCCAGAAGGGCGCGGAGTTCGGCACGACCACCGGCCGTGCGCGCCGAACGGGCTGGCTCGACGTCGTCGCGCTGCGCTACGCCGCGCGGCTGAACTCGCTGTCGGCCCTGGCCGTCA from the Baekduia soli genome contains:
- a CDS encoding pentapeptide repeat-containing protein gives rise to the protein MGGLTRAQAPAAPRPAVALEAADLAVTPLADDGLWEALALTGRPPEPLRARAATLEACHVLGSLAGAHLHALHVSDTELTDADLANADLQGAELTRTELRRSRLTGAQLVEARLRDVLLDGCGLSYAVLAGARLDRVLLRDCDLREASFEQAWLRDVRFERCDLTEAAFGQARLDRVELEGCRLAGLRSAADLRGAALPWPDLVEHAGLLAAALGIGVLTDDGDA
- the rpsR gene encoding 30S ribosomal protein S18, which translates into the protein MAKQRKTATKPSRRRDKKGGPGSGRRKPCPYCKDKIEQVDYKDVTELRRFVSERGKIRSRRITGACRRHQNQIATAVKRARELALLPYAAEPASESVGGRRGGRDRDRDRD
- the rplI gene encoding 50S ribosomal protein L9 yields the protein MPEAILLKDVEGVGARGTVVDVSKGYLRNFLIPRKLAAPATKGAVNEARRSQEAHDREAAGRRARAQEHAEQLNKTVLTIAQQAGEDGRLFGSVTNQDLAEAIKEARGIEVDRRKIHLEDPIKNVGTYQVVLEVDEGVTATVKVMVTEA
- the dnaB gene encoding replicative DNA helicase, which translates into the protein MSAYPQDVPAMTTQGMAPPHSIEAEQSVLGAVLLSDKVHYAYVIEEGLRPEDFYRERHQVIYRSMLELYNESEPIDVVTVTEHLRARGALDNAGGPAEIDALTAAVPAVGNLRRYGQIVREMSLLRKLLTATYEIQSSVHNHEGLPRDIVEFAEKAMLEVGRDDRQKDFRRVGEVLHEELDRWHELSTEGRSLTGTPSGFHDLDEITGGFQPGNMIIVAARPSMGKSALVTNFAENVALSQDRPRPVALFSLEMSESELAQRFIASQASIKGDDLRKGRLKDQRKWQRVLETAARYDTSPLFVDDSSDIGILEVRAKARRLHQQTMAEYGGLGMIIVDYLQLLRTDARQDNRVQAIGEVSRGLKILARELEVPVIALSQLSRGVESRTDKRPMLSDLRESGQIEQDADLVMFIYRDEYYNENTDRPGEADLIIAKHRNGGLGDVPLTFQGEYPRFLGLQRAA
- a CDS encoding ATP-binding protein, with translation MARSCPFGACDGSGILVDEAARTASFCRCRGQVVATARARGLSAVIPRKYRGVSFDRPPITTIRDGIVARVRAYVRDLDARLDAGEGLWLYGPVGTGKTSLAMLVSSAALDAGRSVAIYSLPRLLAEIRTTFDDDSPGTYTDLLDRLASVDLLHIDDVGAEKTSAWVLEQLYALINTRYEDERAVIITTNLERDDLAEQINERTVSRLEEMCEVLPVTGADLRRQTFGLAEPEPADVSPARWDVA
- a CDS encoding adenylosuccinate synthase, with protein sequence MPGTVVVGAQWGDEGKGKVIDLLAERADVVVRFQGGNNAGHTIIHAGETWKFHLIPSGILYPGRTCVIGNGVVVDPAVLCSEIDDLRARGVDVGGLKLSANAHLIMPYHLLLDMEGEHKLGKNLIGTTKRGIGPAYADKAARLGIRVQDMLDERILKKKIAAALEPKRQQLRPFSREIDLQAMTEEYLTYGHRLEQHIADTSALAWRALDEDKHVLFEGAQGALLDIDHGTYPFVTSSNPVAGAAAVGAGVGPRDISEVWGVTKAYATRVGAGPFPSELEDEAGEEIRQKGAEFGTTTGRARRTGWLDVVALRYAARLNSLSALAVTKLDVLSGFDTIKVCTRYRGTKDQDFVTDTFPYHQSVLHHAKGEYESLPGWSEDLSEIRAEADLPQAARDYLAYVEAAVGVPIVLIGVGPGREQIIWTEAAKDSALAADAMRAASATS